One window of the Trifolium pratense cultivar HEN17-A07 linkage group LG2, ARS_RC_1.1, whole genome shotgun sequence genome contains the following:
- the LOC123910019 gene encoding uncharacterized protein LOC123910019: MVDVDRRMTGLNPAHIAGLRRLSARAASSSSSTTSSSFPERNSNSLFSFSSVVDKVITQLHNSGVEVQPGLSDAEFARAEAEFGFVFPPDLRAILAAGMPIGPGFPDWRSNGARLRLRASLDLPIAAISFQIARNAFWSKSWGLRPSEPEKALRVARNALKKAPLLIPIFNHCYIPSNPSLAGNPIFYVDENRIFCCGFDLSDFFQRESLFRSSESSDPKILMKQRSVSEKSAGSLTVFSRRSLDAGGRTPRWVEFWTEAATDRRRRNSLSSDSSSPERFFDIPPRSVIPGWVDEYIGKIGSVLKAGGWSEPDITEMVQVSASGFFEGEMVVLDNQALLDALLLKTDKFSDSLRKAGWSSEEVSEALGFDFRPEKERKPVKKLSPELVEKIEKLAQSVSRS, encoded by the coding sequence atggtcgaCGTAGACCGGAGAATGACCGGTTTAAACCCGGCTCACATAGCCGGTCTACGCCGTCTATCAGCTCGAGCcgcttcatcttcatcatcaaccaCTTCTTCATCTTTCCCAGAACGTAACAGTAACAGTTTATTCTCATTTTCTTCAGTTGTTGATAAAGTCATAACACAGCTCCATAACTCCGGCGTAGAAGTTCAACCCGGTCTCTCCGACGCTGAATTCGCACGTGCAGAAGCAGAGTTCGGTTTCGTTTTTCCACCGGACCTCCGTGCAATTCTCGCCGCCGGTATGCCAATCGGACCTGGATTTCCTGACTGGCGATCTAACGGCGCTCGGCTTCGTCTCCGAGCGTCGTTAGACCTTCCGATCGCGGCGATTTCGTTTCAGATCGCAAGGAATGCTTTCTGGTCGAAATCTTGGGGATTAAGACCTTCCGAACCGGAAAAAGCATTGCGAGTTGCGAGAAATGCTTTGAAGAAAGCTCCATTACTGATTCCAATTTTCAACCATTGCTACATTCCTTCAAATCCTTCACTCGCTGGAAATCCAATTTTCTACGTCGATGAGAATAGAATCTTCTGTTGCGGTTTTGATCTCTCTGATTTCTTTCAACGTGAATCACTCTTTCGAAGCTCTGAATCATCCGATCCGAAGATTCTCATGAAACAGAGATCCGTTAGCGAGAAATCCGCGGGTTCTTTAACGGTTTTCTCACGGAGGAGTCTCGATGCCGGAGGGAGGACGCCAAGGTGGGTGGAGTTTTGGACAGAAGCCGCTACAGATCGTCGCCGGAGAAACTCTTTATCGTCGGATTCATCTTCGCCGGAGAGATTTTTCGATATTCCACCACGGAGTGTTATTCCAGGGTGGGTTGATGAATACATAGGGAAAATCGGGTCGGTTTTGAAAGCGGGTGGATGGAGCGAACCGGATATAACAGAAATGGTTCAAGTTTCAGCTTCTGGATTCTTTGAAGGTGAAATGGTGGTTTTGGATAATCAAGCTTTGTTAGATGCTTTGTTATTGAAAACGGATAAGTTTTCGGATTCGCTCCGAAAAGCCGGATGGAGCTCCGAAGAAGTATCCGAAGCTTTGGGTTTCGATTTTCGACCCGAAAAGGAAAGGAAACCGGTTAAGAAGCTGTCGCCGGAGCTTGTGGAAAAAATTGAGAAACTAGCTCAGTCAGTTTCCCGGTCATGA